In Vibrio sp. JC009, a single window of DNA contains:
- a CDS encoding LysR family transcriptional regulator — translation MLIEDLQVVLKVAELNSITHAAVKLDISTPTASNAIKRVEKTLGVELFVRTTRSIRLSNAGERYIRKCEEALHLLEQANKQLKNDEDVIDGDLRISVSSDLGRNLVAPWLNEFLSVHPDLGVRFCLSDSVKDFYQEPIDAALRYIPEGSLDESYFYGNKVCDVPHLLCASPEYLEKHGTPQSPDDLSEHNGLFYQLYDVPHDVWIFEKDNKKYKVKISSKHLANDGDLVRRWCVAGQGLAIKSCLDVSDELLSGKLVNVMPDFKPVSTELWLVSPSRQSITPAVKYFGEMVKTKCGNIITELHEKGMV, via the coding sequence ATGCTTATAGAAGATCTTCAGGTTGTACTCAAGGTAGCCGAGCTCAACTCCATAACCCATGCTGCTGTTAAGCTTGATATCAGTACGCCAACAGCAAGCAACGCAATAAAAAGAGTGGAAAAAACGCTGGGTGTGGAGTTGTTTGTCCGCACCACCAGAAGTATCCGTCTGTCTAATGCCGGTGAAAGATACATCCGTAAGTGTGAAGAAGCTTTACATCTGTTAGAGCAGGCTAACAAGCAACTAAAAAACGATGAAGATGTGATTGATGGTGATCTCAGAATATCGGTTTCATCTGATCTTGGCAGGAATCTGGTTGCTCCCTGGTTAAATGAGTTTTTATCTGTTCATCCCGATCTGGGGGTACGCTTTTGTCTCAGCGACAGTGTAAAAGACTTTTATCAGGAGCCCATTGATGCGGCTCTGAGGTACATACCTGAAGGCTCACTTGATGAGTCCTATTTTTACGGAAATAAAGTATGCGATGTGCCCCATCTGCTTTGTGCCTCTCCTGAGTATCTGGAAAAACATGGCACACCTCAGAGCCCTGATGATTTGAGTGAGCACAATGGCCTGTTCTATCAGCTTTATGATGTGCCGCATGATGTCTGGATATTTGAGAAAGATAATAAGAAATATAAGGTTAAGATAAGCAGCAAACACTTAGCGAACGATGGTGATCTGGTAAGAAGGTGGTGTGTCGCCGGGCAGGGTCTGGCAATTAAATCGTGCCTTGATGTTTCTGACGAGCTATTGTCCGGGAAACTGGTTAATGTTATGCCCGACTTCAAGCCTGTTTCCACAGAATTATGGCTGGTTTCACCAAGCCGGCAATCCATAACACCCGCTGTTAAGTATTTTGGTGAAATGGTTAAAACAAAGTGCGGCAATATTATTACCGAGCTGCATGAAAAAGGTATGGTATAA
- a CDS encoding DUF1330 domain-containing protein, which produces MSTYYSVLEVTPTSEDWIPDYLEPSNRVANRYGGKFLARTPSHERLEGEGANPGLRIIIEWPSRQAAIDFMNDPEYVPHLNARSAGSISHHALIEGKDEFA; this is translated from the coding sequence ATGTCTACCTATTACTCAGTACTTGAAGTTACTCCTACAAGCGAAGATTGGATCCCAGACTATCTGGAACCATCAAATAGAGTGGCGAACCGCTATGGTGGTAAGTTCCTTGCCCGTACGCCATCTCATGAGCGTTTGGAAGGTGAAGGCGCTAACCCCGGCCTGAGAATTATTATTGAGTGGCCTTCTCGCCAGGCTGCAATTGATTTTATGAACGATCCTGAGTATGTCCCTCATCTGAATGCTCGTAGCGCAGGCTCTATCAGCCACCACGCACTCATTGAAGGCAAAGACGAATTTGCTTAA
- a CDS encoding peroxidase-related enzyme (This protein belongs to a clade of uncharacterized proteins related to peroxidases such as the alkylhydroperoxidase AhpD.): protein MKQPNANISRFPVPELDKLPEDLKDVMLTAQEKMGFIPNVYSALAHRPGELRGFLTYVQALMNKESGLTVAEKEAMILAFSGYNGCVYCVQSHGAKLRVDSGNSQVSDQVAINYREADITPRQKAIIEFAMKETKTPAEIGEADFDALREHGLSDEDIWDVAAITAFFNMSNRMMTFLAVRPDDEFYMMGRK, encoded by the coding sequence ATGAAACAACCAAACGCAAATATCAGCCGCTTTCCCGTTCCTGAATTAGATAAGCTTCCGGAAGACTTAAAAGATGTCATGTTAACGGCTCAGGAAAAGATGGGCTTTATTCCCAATGTATATTCAGCATTAGCACATCGTCCGGGTGAGTTGCGTGGATTTCTGACTTATGTTCAGGCTCTTATGAACAAAGAAAGCGGCCTGACGGTTGCAGAAAAAGAAGCGATGATCCTTGCGTTCTCAGGTTATAACGGCTGTGTTTACTGCGTTCAGTCTCATGGTGCAAAACTAAGAGTCGACAGCGGAAATTCACAGGTATCTGATCAGGTTGCTATCAATTACCGTGAAGCTGACATCACACCACGTCAGAAGGCAATTATTGAGTTTGCCATGAAAGAGACTAAAACACCGGCAGAGATTGGTGAAGCTGATTTCGATGCTCTGAGAGAACACGGGCTGTCAGATGAAGATATCTGGGATGTTGCCGCTATCACGGCATTCTTCAACATGTCTAACCGTATGATGACCTTCCTTGCCGTACGCCCGGACGATGAGTTTTACATGATGGGTCGTAAATAA
- a CDS encoding SDR family oxidoreductase, giving the protein MTILVLGATGNTGSEVVRQLKEKGADFSVMVRSAQSAAPLGLTDDQIRIGNFDDTNSLTHAMEGISSVYLAMVAHQDNQKWVENVLAAMKASNAKHLVKLSGMGAAKDAGSEIIRVHAVTDEMVKESGLNYTLIQPNSFYQNLFGSLETIKNMGQFFLPLRDAKQSVVDIRDVAGVAVAALTEPGHKGQTYLLSGPQGLTFAEQAEILSKEAGKEIQYIPVPKEAAEEAMKSAGMNEWLAVHLAEILDWFAQGGYDYVTNDVENVLGRPARTFDTFAQEFAPLAK; this is encoded by the coding sequence ATGACTATTCTGGTTCTAGGTGCAACAGGTAATACAGGCTCTGAAGTGGTAAGACAGCTAAAAGAAAAAGGCGCAGACTTCAGCGTAATGGTAAGAAGCGCGCAAAGTGCAGCTCCTCTTGGCCTGACGGACGATCAGATTCGTATTGGTAACTTTGATGACACCAATTCTCTGACACACGCTATGGAAGGCATCTCTTCGGTTTACCTTGCTATGGTTGCCCATCAGGACAATCAGAAGTGGGTTGAAAATGTGCTGGCAGCCATGAAAGCAAGTAACGCAAAGCACCTGGTTAAGCTATCAGGAATGGGCGCTGCAAAAGATGCAGGCTCTGAAATTATCCGCGTGCACGCTGTTACCGATGAGATGGTGAAAGAATCAGGTCTGAATTACACCCTGATCCAGCCAAACTCTTTCTACCAGAATCTGTTTGGCAGTCTGGAAACCATCAAAAATATGGGACAGTTTTTCCTGCCACTGCGCGATGCTAAGCAGAGCGTTGTCGATATTCGCGACGTAGCCGGTGTAGCTGTAGCGGCACTAACAGAACCAGGCCATAAAGGTCAGACTTACCTGCTTTCAGGTCCACAGGGGCTGACTTTCGCAGAGCAGGCTGAAATTCTGTCAAAAGAAGCCGGAAAAGAGATTCAGTACATTCCGGTACCAAAAGAAGCCGCTGAAGAAGCGATGAAGTCAGCCGGTATGAATGAGTGGCTTGCGGTGCACCTTGCAGAGATTCTGGACTGGTTCGCTCAGGGCGGTTATGACTATGTAACCAATGATGTTGAAAATGTACTGGGCAGACCAGCCCGTACCTTTGACACATTCGCGCAAGAGTTTGCGCCTTTGGCAAAATAG
- a CDS encoding LysR family transcriptional regulator has translation MKEFEGLPIFAKVVELESFAEAARQLNLPTTTVSRKIQQLEAELGGKLLNRTTRSLSLTELGERILPKAMLIQDTLKELQTEAEEFSSEPVGKLTISAPRAFCQDLLAPLLARFRKRYPGIKIELDATNRIQDLTKSSMDFAFRIGELSDSSLIAFPLTRVDYELVASREWAEQHNRITHPKALIHYSTIRNHVEGYILPWHFSKGDESYLHQAEADLLSDDLYVSLMYARSGIGLGYLPVSLTKEYLQTGELVPLLPEWNKQAPTAYLVYPNRTHLPQKSKLFIEFIKDNQGYFCEKLT, from the coding sequence ATGAAAGAGTTTGAAGGGTTACCAATTTTTGCCAAAGTTGTGGAGCTGGAGAGCTTTGCCGAAGCAGCAAGGCAGCTTAATCTGCCCACGACGACAGTAAGCCGTAAAATACAACAACTTGAAGCCGAGCTGGGCGGGAAGCTTTTAAACCGCACGACCCGCTCACTTTCGCTGACCGAGCTTGGCGAGAGGATACTGCCTAAGGCGATGCTGATTCAGGACACCCTTAAGGAGCTGCAGACCGAGGCTGAAGAGTTTTCATCCGAGCCGGTAGGTAAGCTCACCATTTCTGCCCCACGGGCCTTCTGTCAGGATTTGCTTGCGCCGCTACTTGCCCGTTTCAGAAAACGTTATCCTGGAATTAAAATTGAGCTGGATGCCACCAACCGCATTCAGGATCTGACTAAGAGCAGTATGGATTTTGCGTTTCGTATTGGAGAACTGTCAGACTCTTCTCTGATAGCATTTCCGCTGACCAGAGTTGATTACGAGCTGGTGGCGAGCCGTGAGTGGGCAGAGCAGCACAACCGGATAACACACCCCAAAGCGCTTATTCACTACTCCACAATAAGAAACCACGTAGAAGGCTATATACTTCCCTGGCATTTCAGCAAAGGTGATGAAAGCTACCTGCATCAGGCAGAAGCCGACCTGCTTTCCGACGATTTATATGTATCGCTCATGTATGCCAGAAGTGGTATAGGCCTGGGCTATCTGCCTGTCTCTCTGACAAAGGAGTACCTGCAAACCGGTGAGCTTGTCCCCCTGCTGCCGGAATGGAATAAGCAGGCCCCAACGGCATATCTTGTTTATCCCAACCGGACACACCTTCCTCAGAAGTCGAAGCTATTTATTGAATTTATTAAGGACAACCAGGGCTATTTTTGTGAAAAGCTGACATAG
- a CDS encoding peroxidase-related enzyme (This protein belongs to a clade of uncharacterized proteins related to peroxidases such as the alkylhydroperoxidase AhpD.) — protein MSQSKAISRFPVPAFEELPQDLQDTFLGFKEKLGFTPNFMKALAHRPEELRGFLTYYNALVAKESDTLTAAEKEMAIVAHSSYNGCSYCVQSHGAVLRVVTENPQIADQVAVNYHEADITAREKAIIDFSMKLTTDSRKVDENDYKALEEHGLTREDIWDLAGVVGIFNFSNRMMNFLAVRPDDEFYSMGR, from the coding sequence ATGAGTCAATCAAAAGCAATTAGCCGTTTCCCAGTGCCAGCATTTGAAGAACTACCACAGGATTTACAAGATACATTTTTAGGTTTTAAAGAAAAACTAGGCTTTACACCAAACTTTATGAAAGCACTTGCTCACAGACCAGAAGAGCTAAGAGGTTTTCTAACCTATTATAATGCTCTTGTGGCAAAAGAGAGTGATACGCTAACGGCTGCTGAAAAAGAGATGGCAATCGTTGCACACTCAAGCTACAACGGCTGTAGCTACTGTGTACAATCGCACGGTGCAGTATTAAGAGTTGTGACTGAAAACCCACAAATTGCTGATCAGGTTGCTGTGAACTACCACGAAGCGGACATCACTGCCAGAGAGAAAGCGATCATTGATTTTTCTATGAAACTAACAACAGATTCTAGAAAAGTTGATGAAAATGACTATAAAGCTCTGGAAGAACACGGCCTGACCAGAGAGGACATTTGGGACCTTGCAGGTGTTGTGGGAATCTTTAACTTCTCAAACAGAATGATGAATTTCTTAGCTGTGAGACCTGATGACGAATTTTACTCAATGGGTCGTTAA
- a CDS encoding putative quinol monooxygenase, with translation MANITVVASITAKTDKVDFVKEELLKLHQATHANDEGCIQYDLHFNNENPAHFVVFEIWESAELLQKHAEAKHFQDFVAATDGACEALIVDQLTRFA, from the coding sequence ATGGCTAATATTACTGTCGTGGCTTCAATTACAGCAAAAACTGACAAAGTTGATTTTGTTAAAGAAGAATTGCTAAAACTGCATCAGGCAACACACGCTAACGATGAAGGCTGTATTCAGTACGACTTGCATTTTAACAACGAAAATCCGGCTCACTTCGTTGTGTTTGAGATCTGGGAATCTGCTGAACTGCTGCAAAAACATGCTGAAGCAAAACACTTCCAGGATTTTGTTGCTGCAACTGACGGCGCATGTGAAGCCTTAATTGTTGACCAGCTAACACGCTTCGCTTGA